The Pandoraea apista genomic interval CGTTCCTGGCTGAGTCGAAGGACATCATTGAGCTGGAACAACGTATCCGCGCGCTCGAAACCGCCGGTTACTAAGTTGTTCGTAAGCTGTCTGTAGGAAGTTCCTCCGGACGAACGGTCGTCGCTGGCGCAATCAGGCAAGTCGATCGTCACAACGGGCGATCCCCGTCATCGATGTGATGACGTGCGACGGCGCCCAACCGTCAGTCCGGATGCCAATCTCCGCTGTGCTCAGGATTGGTTTGCGCAAGCCCGCCACTTTGGCGGGCTTTGTCGTTTACGCGCGAAATGGGATGTCGCCCTATGTATCCCCTGGCGAAATTGGCATCGAGTCATTCCCTGACATTCTCCGACGCCGGGCGTGCCGCATGGTGTTGCTGTTCATGGCGACGATTTCTGAGACGTCTTCCTA includes:
- a CDS encoding DUF3563 family protein — protein: MFAALFEVVNTWFETAERRRREAFLAESKDIIELEQRIRALETAGY